A single genomic interval of Aegicerativicinus sediminis harbors:
- a CDS encoding LysE family translocator, which translates to MKAILILLIGYVVSALGVTPPGLLNMTSAKIGLNAGRKSALLFSAGACLTITFQSSISVMSAKFLHNHPDIVKTLQEIGLLIFVGLTIYYLGFANNKKVKEYDAEDKTKRGWFFRGAFLSALNLFPLPFHAYMAITLASLNLLTFYPINISAYVAGTVLGSFTMFYLYILFFDKIKSKPFTSQKNMNRIIGSITGIVAIITLISLMTDK; encoded by the coding sequence TTGAAGGCTATTCTCATTCTTCTCATTGGCTATGTGGTATCTGCATTAGGCGTTACCCCTCCTGGATTGCTGAACATGACCTCCGCCAAAATTGGACTGAATGCGGGCCGTAAGAGTGCCCTTTTGTTTTCTGCCGGGGCTTGTTTAACGATAACTTTTCAATCATCTATTTCGGTGATGTCGGCAAAATTTTTGCACAACCATCCTGATATCGTTAAAACGTTGCAAGAAATAGGATTGTTAATTTTTGTAGGGTTGACAATCTATTATTTAGGTTTTGCCAATAATAAAAAAGTGAAAGAATATGATGCGGAAGATAAAACCAAAAGAGGTTGGTTCTTTAGAGGTGCGTTCCTGTCTGCCCTTAATTTATTTCCCTTGCCGTTTCATGCCTATATGGCTATTACTTTGGCTTCCTTAAACTTGCTCACATTTTATCCAATAAATATTTCGGCCTATGTTGCGGGTACGGTGTTAGGCTCGTTTACAATGTTTTATCTGTACATTTTATTTTTTGATAAGATTAAGTCTAAACCTTTCACATCTCAAAAGAATATGAATAGAATAATCGGCTCAATTACAGGAATTGTTGCGATTATAACTCTAATTAGTTTAATGACAGATAAATGA
- a CDS encoding MGMT family protein, with amino-acid sequence MKGETLDFFEKVYQVVKQVPYGKVTSYGAIASFLGAKRSSRIVGYAMNASHSLDDVPAHRVVNRNGLLTGKHHFEGTYLMQQLLESEGHIIVDDKIVNFVEVFWDPALYLPAK; translated from the coding sequence ATGAAAGGGGAAACTCTAGATTTTTTTGAAAAAGTATATCAGGTTGTAAAACAGGTTCCCTATGGAAAAGTTACTTCTTATGGTGCTATCGCCAGTTTCCTTGGAGCCAAAAGAAGTTCTCGCATAGTGGGTTATGCCATGAATGCCTCTCATAGCTTGGATGATGTGCCTGCTCATCGTGTTGTAAATAGAAACGGTTTGTTAACTGGGAAACATCATTTTGAAGGAACCTATTTAATGCAACAACTATTGGAAAGTGAAGGTCACATTATTGTTGATGACAAAATAGTGAATTTTGTAGAGGTTTTTTGGGATCCAGCTTTATATCTTCCCGCAAAATAG
- the trmB gene encoding tRNA (guanosine(46)-N7)-methyltransferase TrmB, with amino-acid sequence MGSKNKLKRFKENETFSNVYQPKRDKLLDGAFPIKGNWNLEVFKNNNPIVLELGCGKGEYTLALAERYPDKNFIGIDIKGARFWRGAKTALEKDIYNAAFLRIQIELIENCFASNEVDEIWITFPDPQIKYKRTKHRLTNLQFLNRYKNILKPGGLVHLKTDSEFMHGYTLGLLHGLNKEIIYSNHDIYTNYGSPEVVTAVQTFYEQQYLENDKPITYLQFKLN; translated from the coding sequence GTGGGCAGTAAAAACAAGCTGAAACGATTTAAGGAAAATGAAACCTTTTCAAATGTTTATCAACCCAAACGGGACAAATTGCTGGATGGTGCATTTCCGATAAAAGGTAATTGGAATTTAGAAGTTTTCAAAAATAATAACCCTATTGTTTTAGAGCTTGGATGTGGTAAAGGTGAATATACACTTGCTTTGGCGGAGCGTTATCCCGACAAAAATTTTATTGGAATAGATATTAAAGGGGCTAGATTTTGGCGTGGCGCTAAGACAGCCTTGGAAAAAGATATATATAACGCCGCCTTTTTGAGAATTCAAATAGAATTGATTGAAAATTGTTTCGCCTCTAATGAGGTTGATGAAATTTGGATTACCTTTCCAGACCCCCAGATTAAATATAAACGCACAAAACACAGATTAACCAATCTTCAATTTTTGAATCGTTATAAAAATATATTGAAGCCCGGAGGATTGGTACACCTTAAAACGGATAGTGAGTTTATGCATGGATATACCCTAGGTTTATTGCATGGGTTAAATAAAGAAATAATATATTCAAACCACGATATTTATACCAATTATGGTAGCCCCGAGGTTGTTACAGCTGTGCAGACATTCTATGAGCAACAATACCTTGAGAATGATAAACCAATCACCTATCTTCAATTTAAATTGAATTGA